Genomic DNA from Candidatus Eisenbacteria bacterium:
CACGGGGTCTACCGAGCGTTCGTGTGGGAGCCCCGGGCTTATGCATCAGGGGCCCACGAAGTTGTCCAACGCCTAGAGAACCATTCGTTTCAGCACGCCGCCATCGTCAGCCGATGGATCGAAGCACCGCTTCTCTTCTATCTGGGCGCACCCGCTGAATCGTGGCAACGGGACCACCTCTCGCTGGTCGTGCCTGAAAGTCTCCGGGAGTATCTGGAAGGTTCACCTAAGCCGGCGCCCACCCACGTCATCATCGATCGTTCCGACTTCAAGGAAGTCGATCACTGGGGGAGGGAGTTTCATGGGGAAGCGCTCTCCGCCGCCCGAGCAATCGTCGATAGATACGGCCAATTGGTCTTGCAGACGCCGAGATATGAGGTTTGGTCTCTCACCGCGCGGTGAGCGAGCTGGACCGATCAAGCGAGGAGAACCGGCCGTGGATCGTTACGTGTGCGAGCCGTTGGGCGAAAGCAGCTACGGCGACTGGGGTGAATTCGTCAGACATTCGCCGCAGGGGACGGTCTTCAATACGACCGTTTGGTACCGTGTTCTCCATGAGGTGCTCGGGAAGGCCTGGGTTCTCTATGGATGCCACAAGAACGGCGCGCTTTGTGGAGGATGCATCCTCGTACGATCGCGGAAGGGCGGCATCGACCTTCTTCTTCCTCCTCTTTTCACCCCGTACCAGGGTCTCGTCCTTCGACCGAGAATCAGCCCGCGAACGTCGGCGGAGGTGGAAGATACCTTGCGCATCGTGACCCACATCGAAAGCGAAATACGAAGAAGAAGCGCAATGGCGGTGCTCATACACCACCCTACGATGATTGAACTCCGACCGTTCGTTTGGAGTCGCTGGGACACAATTCCACGCTACACTTTCAGGCTCCATTTGGATCCGTCCCCGGAGGCGTTCGCGTGTTTGCGATATGACGTTCGAAGTCGAATTCGCCGCGCCCAGGATGCAGGGCTTTCCGTCCGGACGGTGGACGACATTTCAGACCACGCCCCTCTCTACGCGGCGAGCTACGATCGCCACGGTCAAAGGCCCCCAGTTCCCGCTCATGTACTCACGCAGTGGTTCCGGCGGTTGCATGACGAGGGGATTGCGAGAGCCTTCGCGGCGTTCGACTCACTGGGAAGAACGCACGCCTTCCGCATCATCATCAAGGACGGTCCTGTCGCCTACGACTGGGTGGCAGGCGCCGACACGAGTCTCATCAAACAGGGAGCCCCGTCGCTGCTCGTGTGGAGGATCACCGAGGAGCTGAGCCGGGACTGTGAGTTTCTCGACTTCATGGGGGCGAACACGCCCTCTATCGCCGCTTTCAAGGCTGGTTTCGGAGCGCCTCTGACGATGTATTGGGAGACTCGAATGTTCCGCTTCTCGTTCCTCCGCGCACTCCTCTCCCTGAAGAAATGGGTCTCTCGCAGGCGCCGCTAGGGGAAGGAGTCCGACCGATCGCGTCATGGAAAAGAGGCGCGAGCAGCGTCTCTAGGAAGCTCCCTGTTCCGGCAGATCCCCGGCACGTGGCGGAGAACTTCAGGACCGGTCCGGAGTCCATCACCGACTTCTTCGCGGTGGCAGTTGGCATGTGCGCGAGGTAATCTCGTTGTGGTTCAGGCGGTGTCTCATGTGAAGGACCGTTGGGAACTCGTTCCCACGCCGCAGAGAGATCCCCGACTCCTCTCCGGCATGCCTCCGAGCGGATCGGAGTGAAGAGGAACTGGAAGAGACGATGGCGGATCTGCGAACCCTCGGCTGGAACGAGCGGCTCGCCCGGGAGCTGGCGGCGCGGGGGAGCGCGGAGAGCGCGGTTCCGGCGCGCGTCGCCGCTCCCCACCGGCGGACGTACACTCTCTTCTCCGAGCGGGGAGAGATCGAGGGGGTTCTCTCCGGGAAGCTCCGAAACGCGATCGGCTCGGCGGCCGAGCGCCCCGCGGTCGGCGACTGGGTTCTGGCGAAGCCGCTCCCGAACGAGCCTCGAGCGGTGATTCACGAAGTCCTTCCGCGCGCGAGCGTCTTCTCCCGCAAGAGCGCCGGGGAGAAGACGGAAGAACAGGTGATCGCGGCCAACATCGACACGGTCTTCCTCGTGAGCGGTCTCGACGGCGACTTCAATCTCGCGCGGATCCAGCGCTCTCTCTTCCTCGCTCGGGAGAGCGGAGCGAGGCCGGTCGTCGTTCTGAACAAGACGGATCTCGTCGGCGACCCGGAGCCGTTGGCGGAGGAGGTCGAAGCGATCGCGGGGGACGCGCCGGTCGTACGGACGAGCGCGGAGCGACGGGAAGGACTGGACCTCCTCCTCGCGCATCTCGGCGAGGGGAAGACCGGCGCGCTCATTGGATCCTCCGGGGTCGGGAAGTCGACGATCATCAACCGGCTCGTCGGAAGGGAGATCCTCGACGTCCGTCCGGTGCGGAGAGAGAGAAGCCGCGGCCGTCACACCACGACCCGAAGGGAGCTGATCGTTCTCGGAAAGGAAGGCCTTCTCATCGACACCCCCGGTCTTCGGGAGATCCAACTCTGGGCCGGAGTGGAGACGCTCGAGGATGCGTTCGAGGAGATCGCCCGGCTCGCGAGGAGTTGTCGGTTCCGCGACTGCGGGCATCGGATCGAGCCGGGCTGCGCCGTCTTGGCCGCCTTGGAGGAGGGGACGCTCGACGAGAGACGGTACGAGGCCTACATGAAGATGCGGAAGGAGCTCGATCATCTCCGCGTCAAGCGCGAGTCTCTCGCGCATCTCGCCGGCAAGAAGCGCTGGAAGGGGATCGCGAAGATGAGAAAGGAGATCAAGAAGCGGAAGGGATGACCGCCTTTCCCGCGATCGGGGCCGGACCCCGCTTGGATCCGGCCCCGGCCTTATTCTTCATGAATCAATCTTAGAGGCCCGTCTCCGACGCGGGCGAACCCGGCGCGGCCGGCGTTTCCGTGATCGCCTCGCCCTTCGGCCGCCTCCCGAAGCGGGTCGCGAGAACCGACCCGAAACCGACGAGAAGCGCGAGGCCGAGGATCACCTTTCCGGCGATCGCGAAGGTCCACCCGAGGAATCGGATCGGCCCCCCGAACGAGAGGAGAAGCCCGCCGACGAACGCCGTGACGCCGAGGATCAGGAACCCGACGAACGCCTGGATGCGCGGCGTCGCGAGATCCGGGAAGAACCGGCGCCCCAGAGTCCGGCCGACCACGAAGGAAGTCGCGACGAACCCCCACAGCATCGCGACGCCGACGACCACCCCAAGCACAGGGAGAAGAAGGATCCCGATGCAGGAGAGCACGAGGACGAGGATCGTGATCGGCAGGAGGATCAGGCCGAGAAGCCCGATGAGCCCCGATCGGAACGAGTCCCCCTCCGCGCGGGCCGCGATCCGCCCCGTCCGCTCGCCGAAGAGATCGACGAAGATGAGGATCGCGAGGAAGCCGAAGGCCATGCGTGCGATCGCGTCGATCAGCCTCTTCCCCGCGCTCGTCCACGGGCTCACCTCCCGTTTGTACCAGCTCCACGGGAGAAGCTGCTCGATGCCGGTCCCGATCGAGACCTCCTGACCCCCGACGAACGCCCCCTCGTCCTTGATGAGCCGGCCGCCGACCGCGACCGCTTCGCCGCCCACGAACGCGTCCGGATAGAGATGCAGGATCCCTCCGACCACCACCGCATCCCCGCCCACCTTGCCGTGCACGTCGAGGTTCCCGCCGATCACGACCGCGTCCCCCGAAACCATCGTGCTCGCGTCGATCGTGTGGCTCTGCCCGACCCGCACGAGATCGCCGCTCTCGGAATGGATCACGAACGCGCCGCCGGCCGTCTCGGCCTCCGCTTCCGCGTCCGTGTCGACCTCGATCTCCACCTCGACGGCGCGCTCTTTCGCGGGGGTCGTGTCGGCTTGGGCATCACTCCCCTCTTCTGTTGTGGTTCCGCCGGTCCCCGTCGTTTCCGCCGAGGCGACAGCGGCGGCGGCCCCTTCCACACCGCCGAAATCGAAACGGCCGCCGCCGGGGCCGAGAAGAAGAGCGCCGCAGGCAAGCACGAAGAACAGCCGGCCGAGGCTAGACAACGAGCGCATGGAGATCTCCTCCTTTGTTTCGTGAAAGAAGAGCGCGCGTTCCCCACCCCAGGGCGAGGAAGACGAAGAACCCGGTGCAAGCGACAAAGAGCGCGCGAACCTCGGGCGTTTCTCCGACGAGGAGGGCGGCGCGCCCGAGAGCATCCGCCACGCTCGCCGCCTCCACGAGCTCGCGAACCGCGCGAAGAAGCCCGATGAAGAACCCGGACACCCCATCGGCGACGAGCCGGCGAAGCGACGGATCGCTTCCGAGCGCCCACCGGATCGTCTTGTCACCGATGAGACCGACGAGGGAGAGAACGCCGTAGAAGAACGCCGAGCTCGCGAAGAGGACGATCGGCGCGAAGGCGCGCGCCCACGCGGGGACGCGGAAGCCGGCCGGGGTTCTCCGCGGAAAGAGGCGCGCCACGACGCCTTGCTCGATCGCGGGCGGCGGCTCGAAAACCTCGAGGCGATCGAGAAGCCGGAGCGTCGCTCCGAGGCGATCGAGCCTCGCGGCGCACGACTCGCAGGCCGCGAGGTGATCGAGAAGCGCCCCATCGATCGCTTCACTTTCGATGTGGGCCTGCATCTCCTTGTCGCGCAGGTGCCGGATCGTCATGGCCCCTCCCTTTCCTCTGCATTCCCTACGGCATCTCGCCCGGATGGGTTTCCGCGGACGATCGGGGAGAGGCGATCCGAACCGCTCCCCGCTCGCTCTCGACGAGGAACTCCGCCGCTCCGGTCCCCGCGATCCCGAGAAAACCGGAGTCAGTAACCCATTGCAATACAACAGGATAAGAGCATTCCACCCGCTTGCTCCCCGCTCGAGCCTCCACGCGCGCGCTCCACTCTCCCTCGGGAAACACGCGGATCGGGCCGCTCTCCGTGCGGATCGCGCATCTCGAGATCCCGCCCGGCTCGTCCCGCACGGTCACGCATCCCGAGCGCGTTCGAACGGAGACCTCCCCTTTTCGACGACCCAGCTCGACCGCTCCGCTCGAGGTCGTCACCGTGAGGCTCCCCGAGCCGCGCGAGACGAGCACGTTCCCCGAGATGCTGTGGACCGCAGCGGGTCCGGTGCTTCCCGCGAGATAGATCTCGCTCCCCGCGCCGTCGATCCGCGCCGGACCGTTCATGCGCCGGACCTCGATCTCCCCGCGCATAGACCGGATCTCGATCGTTCCCCGGATGTCCTCCGCGGCGATCGCCCCGCCTTCGGTGGAGACACGGACCTCCCCCGCGATCTCATCGAGCCGCACGGATCCGCCGGCGGTCGCAACCTCTACCCGACCGTCGATCCCGCTCACGCCGACGTCCGCGCCGGCAGCCCGAATCTCCACATCGGACCGTTCCGGGAGCGCGATCGCAAGGGTGACGGCAACCTCGGGACGTCCTCGCGGGCGGAAGAGATCGAGGAGGCGCGGCCTGACCCGTTCCACAAGCGCTTCCGGCGCGGAGACCTCGACTCGGATCAGAGAGTCTCCTTCCTCTCGCCAATCGATGGTTGTTGCCTCAAGGATCGCGCGCGCCTCCGATCCCGAGGTGCCGAAGACCTCCTCGATCGCGCGCAGGCGGATCCGTTCGCTCTCGGGATCCCCAACCACGCGGACCGAACCGTTGGCGCATCGCACGACGAGCTTTCCGCCCGCGGGGAAGGGGCGGCCCTCCGCGCTGTAGTCGAGAACGTGCGCGCCCCTCCCGGGAGCGGAGAACGCCTCGGCTGACGCGAGGAGGAGGAGCGCCGCCGCGAGCGATCTTCTCATCGTCCCTCTCTCTCAAGCTTCCGGCCGAGAAGCTCCGCGATTGCCGCGCGCGCGCGGAAGAGCCGGACCTTCACCGTGCCGAGGGGGATGCCGAGCACGTCCGCGATCTCCTCATAGCGAAGCCCCTGCACGTGCCGGAGGACGATCGCGCTCCGGAGCGTCGGCCCGAGCTTCGCGATCGCCTCCTCCACGAGCTCCCTCTCTTCCTTCCCGAGAAGCGTCTCGAGGGGATCCGCAGCGCTCGGATCGGGGAGCTCCCACTCGATCTCCCCCTCGTCCTGCCGAAGAGGCTCGCCGAGCGACACGGTGGCGATCCGGCGGCGCCTCAACCAATCGATGCAGAGGTTGTGCGTGATGCGGAGAAGCCAGTTTCGAAACGGGCGCTCCGGGTCGTACTGCTCAAGCGACCGGTAGATCCGAAGGAACACCTCCTGGGCGGCGTCTTCCGCGTCCTCTCGGTTGCGGAGGATCCGGAAGGCGAGGTTGAAGACATCCCTCTGGTGCCGGCGGAGAAGAGAGCGGAACGCGCCCTCTTCGCCGGCGCGAGCCCGCGCGACGAGCCTTCGTTCCTCCGGCGAGGACCCCATGGACCCTCCGTGATCGCTCGGAGTCCCGTCCGGTGCGCGCGCGGCCGCCCGCGGACCCCAGGGCTCTCTCCGGCGCCCAATGTAGAGAGGCGCCTCCCGGCCGTCAAGAAGAGCCCCGCGCCGCGTTCCGGGTTTTCTCTTGACCCGCCCGGTTCCCGGTCGTACGGTACTCGCCGCGGGGGTGTGTGCTTTTCTACCGAAAACCACGCGATTCGGCCGGCGCCGGCCCGAGGAACGGAGTGCTTCGATGACGCTCATCGCGGATCTTCACGCGCGCGAGGTTCTCGATTCGCGCGGAAACCCGACGCTGGAGGTCGAGTGCGTCCTCGAGGACGGTGGGTTCGGACGGGTCCTCGTTCCGTCCGGGGCATCGACCGGCGAGCATGAAGCGGTCGAGCTTCGCGACGGGGAGAAGGATCGCTATCTCGGGAAGGGAGTCCTCCGCGCGGTCCGCAACGTGAACGAGGAGATCGGGCCCGAGCTTCTCGATTGCGACGCTCTCGATCAGATCCTCGTCGATCGGATCCTCATCGAGCTCGACGGCACCGCGAACAAGGGGCGCCTCGGCGCGAACGCGGTTCTCGGCGCGTCGCTTGCCGTCGCGCGCGCGGCGGCCGACTCGCTCGGGCTTCCCCTCTACCGCTATCTCGGGGGGGCCGGCGCGCGCCTTCTCCCGACGCCGATGATGAACGTGCTAAACGGCGGGAAACACGCGGACAACAACCTGGACATTCAGGAGTTCATGATCGTTCCCGCGGGCGCCCCCTCGTTCCGCGAGGCGCTTCGGATGGGCGCCGAGATCTTTCACACATTAAAGAACATCCTCCACGAGAAGAAGCTCTCCACTGCCGTGGGGGACGAGGGCGGGTTTGCGCCGAACCTCCGGTCGAACGAGGAGGCGCTCGCGCTCCTCGTCGAGGCGGTTGAGAAGGCGGGGTACCTTCCCGGCGCCGACGTCTTCTTCGCGCTCGACCCGGCGGCGAGCGAGTTCTACAAGGACGGCAAGTACCGCCTCGCCGCGGAGAAGAACCCGGTGCGGGACCCCGCGGCGATGGTCGACTACTGGGCAGGCCTCGTCGACCGCTACCCGATCGTCTCGATCGAGGACGGATTCGCCGAGGACGACTGGGACGGGTGGAAGCGGATGACCGAACGCCTCGGCGGAAAGATCCAGATCGTCGGCGACGACCTCTTCGTCACGAACGTCGACCGCCTGCGGAGAGGAATCGAGGAGGGCTCGGCGAACTCGATTCTCATCAAGCTGAACCAGATCGGAACGCTCACCGAAACGCTCGAGGCGATCGATCTGGCGGTCCGAAACGGCTTCACGTGCGTCATCTCGCATCGTTCGGGAGAGACGGAAGATTCGACCATTGCCGATCTCGCCGTTGCGACCGGCGTCGGCCAGATCAAGACCGGTTCGCTCTGCCGAACCGATCGAGTCGCCAAGTACAACCAGCTCCTCCGCATCGAGGAGGAGCTCGGAGACGCGGCCCGCTACGCGGGCCCCGGCGCGTTCCGGCGTCCGGGGAAGTAGGAGGATCCCGTGACCGATTGGCGAGCCCCCGACCGTCTTCGTTTCCTTCGCGTGGATCATCGGGCCGTTTTCGCGCGCAAGCAGTTTGTGCGCCTCGTTCTCGTTCTCGCGGCCGTCTGGGTCGTGCACGTCTTCCTGATCAGCGACCACAGCGTTTTCCGGCACACGCTCCTCGAAGAGGAGAACCAGAAGCTGCGAGCGGAGATCGCTCGAACCGAATCGGTCGTCGACTCGCTCGACTTGATCGCAGAGGAGCTCGAGCACGACCGGGAGAGGATCGAACGGGTCGCCCGGGAGCGCTATCATCTCTCCGCGTCGGGAGAGAAGTCATACATCTTCGTATCGGTGGAGAAGTCCGACCGGCCGCGGCTTCTCGAGGAGGCGCTCGCTCGAAGGCGCGCGGAACGCGAGGAGCAGGAAGAAGCGGAAAGGAAGGGAGAAAGGCATTGACAGCGGGGCTCTCCGGCCTTAACTTGAGGTTCTGAATGCACCGCGGGGTGGAGCAGTCTGGTAGCTCGTTGGGCTCATAACCCAAAGGTCGGAGGTTCGAATCCTTCCCCCGCCAGTCCCGATCGCGAAACGGGCTCCGGAAATCTCCGGAGCCCGATCTTGTCCGGAGCGCGGGGTTCGGACGTCCTGCCCGCGCGCAAAAGGGAAGCCGCCCCCGGAGACCGGAGGCGGCGTTCCCGTTCGCTGCGAGCAGAGGTCCTACCGGAAGAGAGTTTTCACGCTCCCCCAGGTGCTCTCCTCGGTCCCCGTCGGTCCGCCGAGATCCTCGAAGTCGATGTCCGACCGACTGACCTGCCCCTTCTTGTTGTACCGCTTCCTGAGTCAGTCCTTTGAGGTCCGTTCCTTTCCCGATCCTGTCCGTTCCGGGGTCCCAGGCTTCCGGTGCCGGAGGTCGATAACCCAAGGAGCTGTGAGACCGTACCGTGTTGTAATGCCTCCGCCAGCGCTCGATGAAGATCTGGGCTTCCGGTACCGTGTAGAAGATCTCCCCGTTCAAGAGCTCGTCTCGGAACTTTCCGTTGAAGGACTCGATGTAGCCGTTCTCCCAAGGACTTCCCGGCTCGATGAACAGCGTGTTCACTTGGAGCTCCGAGAGCCACGTCTGAACCCGCTTCGCCGTGAACTCCCCCCCGTTGTCCGATCGGATGTACGCTGGCGTCCCCCGCAGGACGAAGAGCTCCGCTAACCGCTCGAGCAC
This window encodes:
- a CDS encoding GNAT family N-acetyltransferase, which encodes MRYDVRSRIRRAQDAGLSVRTVDDISDHAPLYAASYDRHGQRPPVPAHVLTQWFRRLHDEGIARAFAAFDSLGRTHAFRIIIKDGPVAYDWVAGADTSLIKQGAPSLLVWRITEELSRDCEFLDFMGANTPSIAAFKAGFGAPLTMYWETRMFRFSFLRALLSLKKWVSRRRR
- the rsgA gene encoding ribosome small subunit-dependent GTPase A — encoded protein: MADLRTLGWNERLARELAARGSAESAVPARVAAPHRRTYTLFSERGEIEGVLSGKLRNAIGSAAERPAVGDWVLAKPLPNEPRAVIHEVLPRASVFSRKSAGEKTEEQVIAANIDTVFLVSGLDGDFNLARIQRSLFLARESGARPVVVLNKTDLVGDPEPLAEEVEAIAGDAPVVRTSAERREGLDLLLAHLGEGKTGALIGSSGVGKSTIINRLVGREILDVRPVRRERSRGRHTTTRRELIVLGKEGLLIDTPGLREIQLWAGVETLEDAFEEIARLARSCRFRDCGHRIEPGCAVLAALEEGTLDERRYEAYMKMRKELDHLRVKRESLAHLAGKKRWKGIAKMRKEIKKRKG
- a CDS encoding sigma-70 family RNA polymerase sigma factor, with protein sequence MGSSPEERRLVARARAGEEGAFRSLLRRHQRDVFNLAFRILRNREDAEDAAQEVFLRIYRSLEQYDPERPFRNWLLRITHNLCIDWLRRRRIATVSLGEPLRQDEGEIEWELPDPSAADPLETLLGKEERELVEEAIAKLGPTLRSAIVLRHVQGLRYEEIADVLGIPLGTVKVRLFRARAAIAELLGRKLEREGR
- the eno gene encoding phosphopyruvate hydratase, giving the protein MTLIADLHAREVLDSRGNPTLEVECVLEDGGFGRVLVPSGASTGEHEAVELRDGEKDRYLGKGVLRAVRNVNEEIGPELLDCDALDQILVDRILIELDGTANKGRLGANAVLGASLAVARAAADSLGLPLYRYLGGAGARLLPTPMMNVLNGGKHADNNLDIQEFMIVPAGAPSFREALRMGAEIFHTLKNILHEKKLSTAVGDEGGFAPNLRSNEEALALLVEAVEKAGYLPGADVFFALDPAASEFYKDGKYRLAAEKNPVRDPAAMVDYWAGLVDRYPIVSIEDGFAEDDWDGWKRMTERLGGKIQIVGDDLFVTNVDRLRRGIEEGSANSILIKLNQIGTLTETLEAIDLAVRNGFTCVISHRSGETEDSTIADLAVATGVGQIKTGSLCRTDRVAKYNQLLRIEEELGDAARYAGPGAFRRPGK
- a CDS encoding septum formation initiator family protein, whose amino-acid sequence is MTDWRAPDRLRFLRVDHRAVFARKQFVRLVLVLAAVWVVHVFLISDHSVFRHTLLEEENQKLRAEIARTESVVDSLDLIAEELEHDRERIERVARERYHLSASGEKSYIFVSVEKSDRPRLLEEALARRRAEREEQEEAERKGERH